One Micavibrio aeruginosavorus ARL-13 genomic window carries:
- a CDS encoding GNAT family N-acetyltransferase, giving the protein MTASHLVRPDIEYKDSYLEALAEFHAEDRLKYYDMLTLRADFDGFVKMLRTERGVEHQPLQDWAEPVPETVLWFVKDDHYLGTVKIRHRLNWHLEKWGGNIYFAIRPSMRGKGYGKKILTKSRPYANYIGLEKALITVSPDNVSAIEIIEGAGCTFEEETAATAQFPARRRYWMDCS; this is encoded by the coding sequence ATGACCGCTTCCCATCTCGTCCGCCCCGACATCGAATATAAAGACAGCTACCTTGAAGCGCTGGCCGAATTTCATGCGGAAGACCGTTTGAAATATTACGACATGCTCACCCTGCGGGCCGATTTTGATGGGTTCGTCAAAATGCTGCGCACCGAACGTGGGGTCGAACACCAGCCGCTACAAGATTGGGCCGAACCCGTGCCGGAAACCGTCCTTTGGTTTGTAAAGGACGACCATTATCTGGGTACCGTAAAAATCCGTCATCGTCTGAACTGGCACCTGGAAAAATGGGGTGGCAATATTTACTTTGCCATTCGCCCATCCATGCGCGGCAAGGGATACGGCAAGAAAATCCTGACCAAATCGCGCCCCTATGCCAATTATATCGGTTTGGAAAAAGCGCTGATCACCGTATCGCCCGATAACGTATCGGCGATTGAGATTATCGAAGGGGCCGGCTGTACATTTGAAGAAGAAACCGCCGCCACAGCCCAGTTCCCGGCCCGCCGCCGGTACTGGATGGATTGCTCATAA
- the lipB gene encoding lipoyl(octanoyl) transferase LipB, with the protein MEIKTSTDFVEYPDALRFMEDRVAAIHAGAAGDMVWLLEHPALYTAGTSAKASDLLDARFPVFDAGRGGEYTYHGPGQRVGYVMLDLKKRQQVPDLKKYIWQLEEWVIRAIATFGVKGERREGRVGIWVVTPTGESKIAAIGVRIRHWITYHGVSINVDPDLSHFTGIVPCGIRDYGVTSLKALTGVDVPMEALDKALLEAWGSVFSLSVSGINSAA; encoded by the coding sequence ATGGAAATCAAAACCAGCACCGATTTTGTCGAATACCCGGACGCCCTCCGCTTTATGGAGGACCGCGTCGCGGCCATCCATGCGGGTGCGGCGGGGGATATGGTGTGGTTGCTGGAACACCCGGCCCTCTACACCGCGGGGACCAGCGCCAAGGCGTCCGATTTGCTGGATGCGCGCTTCCCGGTTTTTGATGCGGGGCGGGGTGGGGAATACACCTATCACGGCCCCGGTCAGCGCGTCGGGTATGTGATGCTCGATTTAAAGAAGCGTCAGCAAGTACCTGACTTAAAAAAATATATCTGGCAGCTTGAAGAATGGGTGATCCGCGCCATCGCGACGTTTGGTGTGAAGGGTGAGCGGCGCGAAGGGCGCGTCGGCATCTGGGTTGTCACGCCAACGGGTGAATCAAAAATCGCGGCGATCGGTGTGCGCATTCGCCACTGGATCACCTATCACGGTGTGTCGATTAATGTTGATCCTGATTTATCGCATTTCACTGGCATCGTGCCGTGTGGCATTCGCGATTACGGTGTGACGTCCTTAAAGGCGCTGACCGGGGTCGATGTACCCATGGAGGCGTTGGACAAGGCGTTACTGGAGGCGTGGGGCAGTGTTTTCTCCCTCAGCGTTTCCGGCATAAATTCTGCGGCGTGA
- the mgtE gene encoding magnesium transporter has product MDNNDQDMIEKDVTDSLGAQIAPEGEGDDVVFGLTDRYIQAIVEALRNGDEDVVSRELADLSEADIAELIEKVEDEDRQTLLQTHGDLLDPYVFSELDSGLRRKVLTEMPARQVAALISEMDSDDALDLIIDLPDDFQHEVIRFLSAKTRITLEEGLNFPEESAGRLMQREFVAVPQFWTIGKTIDYLRAATEELPDEFFDLFVIDPAYHVVGIIPLNRVVRSKRSEKLEDLKLEDIHPIPATMDQEEVAQLFRRENLTSAPVVDESGRLIGVVTVDDIVDVIDEEAQEDFLKLGGVGQDDLYSNIRGTTWARFPWLFVNLFTAFSAAAVISLFSNTIEQLVALAALMPIVASMGGNAGTQALTVAVRALATRELSSINERRIVIKEILVGAINGCIFAILIGCVAGFAFSNPMLGVVIGMALIINLINAGLFGAGIPIVLNKLGADPAVASAVFLTTMTDIIGFFAFLGLATIFLL; this is encoded by the coding sequence ATGGATAATAACGATCAGGATATGATCGAAAAGGACGTCACCGACAGCCTCGGCGCGCAAATCGCGCCCGAGGGTGAAGGCGATGATGTCGTTTTCGGTCTGACCGATCGTTACATTCAGGCGATTGTTGAGGCCCTGCGCAACGGCGATGAAGACGTCGTCTCGCGCGAACTGGCCGACCTGAGCGAAGCCGACATTGCGGAGCTGATCGAAAAGGTCGAGGACGAGGATCGCCAGACCCTGCTCCAGACCCATGGCGATCTGCTCGACCCGTATGTGTTCTCGGAACTGGATAGCGGCTTGCGCCGTAAGGTTCTAACGGAAATGCCTGCGCGGCAGGTTGCCGCCCTGATTTCCGAGATGGACAGTGACGATGCGCTGGATTTGATCATCGACCTGCCGGACGATTTCCAGCACGAAGTTATTCGCTTCCTGTCCGCCAAGACCCGGATCACGCTGGAAGAAGGTTTGAACTTCCCGGAAGAATCCGCTGGCCGTCTGATGCAGCGGGAATTTGTGGCCGTGCCGCAATTCTGGACGATTGGTAAAACCATCGATTACCTGCGCGCCGCGACCGAAGAATTGCCGGATGAATTTTTTGACTTGTTCGTGATTGACCCGGCCTATCACGTTGTCGGCATTATCCCGCTGAACCGCGTTGTCCGATCCAAACGATCGGAAAAACTGGAAGATTTAAAGCTGGAGGACATCCACCCCATTCCGGCCACGATGGACCAGGAAGAAGTGGCCCAATTGTTCCGTCGTGAAAACCTGACATCCGCCCCGGTTGTTGATGAATCCGGTCGCTTGATCGGTGTGGTCACCGTTGACGACATCGTCGACGTTATCGACGAAGAAGCACAGGAAGACTTCCTGAAACTCGGCGGTGTGGGACAGGACGACTTGTACAGCAACATCCGCGGTACAACATGGGCGCGGTTTCCGTGGCTGTTTGTAAACCTGTTTACGGCCTTTTCCGCAGCGGCAGTCATTTCTCTGTTCAGCAATACGATTGAGCAACTGGTCGCACTGGCCGCGTTGATGCCGATAGTGGCCTCCATGGGCGGGAATGCCGGAACACAGGCCCTGACCGTGGCGGTGCGCGCCTTGGCCACACGGGAATTGTCATCCATCAACGAACGCCGCATCGTGATCAAAGAAATTCTGGTCGGCGCGATCAACGGGTGCATCTTTGCCATCCTGATCGGTTGCGTCGCCGGATTTGCGTTCAGCAATCCCATGCTGGGCGTCGTCATTGGCATGGCGTTGATCATCAACCTGATCAATGCCGGTTTGTTTGGCGCAGGAATCCCGATTGTGCTGAACAAACTGGGGGCCGACCCGGCTGTGGCCTCGGCTGTCTTCTTAACCACCATGACCGATATTATAGGCTTCTTTGCCTTCCTTGGTCTGGCAACGATTTTCCTTCTGTAA
- a CDS encoding homoserine kinase translates to MAVYTKIDITDAHELLSHYKLGDVTKLEGIEQGVENTNYHLHTTAGHYILTLFEKRVDPVNLPFFFAWTDYLATKGITCPHIVRDADGAMIRNVRGRPAAIISFLEGEALPHGKINPAACGEVGALLGKMHKLGQKFDQTRDNSMGLPAWKDLAARTAGRADDVEKGLAHFISTEIFQLEKEWPGVDDLPRGTVHADLFPDNVFFKRGTLSGVIDFYFSCTDFFVYDLMLTANAWCFDSRQHLLASRWDAFIAGYESARKLTKAEKAYMQFFGRAAALRIMLTRLHDFLFHPHDAMVTPKDPVEYLNILRWHQNHDIAEK, encoded by the coding sequence ATGGCCGTTTACACAAAAATCGACATAACCGATGCGCACGAATTACTCAGCCATTACAAACTGGGCGATGTGACGAAGCTGGAGGGGATTGAGCAGGGGGTGGAAAACACCAACTATCACCTACACACAACTGCCGGGCATTACATTCTGACCCTGTTTGAAAAGCGTGTTGATCCGGTCAATCTGCCGTTCTTTTTTGCCTGGACCGATTATCTGGCCACCAAGGGCATTACGTGCCCGCACATCGTGCGCGATGCCGATGGTGCGATGATCCGTAACGTGCGTGGCCGCCCGGCGGCGATTATTTCATTTTTGGAAGGCGAAGCCCTGCCGCATGGGAAGATTAACCCGGCGGCATGTGGCGAGGTCGGGGCTTTGCTTGGCAAGATGCACAAGCTGGGCCAAAAATTTGACCAGACGCGTGACAATTCCATGGGTTTGCCCGCGTGGAAGGATCTGGCGGCGCGTACGGCGGGGCGCGCGGATGATGTGGAGAAAGGGCTGGCCCATTTCATCTCCACCGAAATTTTTCAGTTGGAAAAGGAATGGCCGGGTGTGGATGATCTGCCGCGCGGGACCGTTCATGCCGATTTGTTCCCGGATAATGTGTTCTTTAAACGCGGAACGTTGTCGGGGGTGATTGATTTCTACTTCTCCTGCACGGACTTCTTCGTCTATGACCTGATGCTGACCGCCAATGCGTGGTGCTTTGATTCACGCCAGCATTTACTGGCGTCCCGTTGGGATGCGTTTATCGCCGGGTACGAGAGCGCGCGTAAATTGACCAAGGCGGAAAAGGCGTATATGCAATTCTTTGGCCGGGCGGCAGCATTGCGCATTATGTTGACGCGGCTGCATGATTTTCTGTTCCATCCGCATGATGCTATGGTGACGCCGAAAGATCCGGTTGAATATTTAAACATCCTGCGTTGGCACCAAAACCACGATATCGCCGAAAAATGA
- the rnhA gene encoding ribonuclease HI, protein MSTSPSKKVEIYTDGACSGNPGPGGWGAILRWNGHEKEMSGAEADTTNNRMEMMAAIVALETLKRGVVVDLYTDSEYLKRGVTEWMAGWKAKGWPARIKNQDLWKRLDSVLQNHDVKFHWVRGHSGHPENERCDELARNAIKTLR, encoded by the coding sequence ATGAGTACATCACCGTCCAAAAAAGTTGAAATCTACACCGATGGCGCGTGCAGCGGGAATCCCGGGCCCGGCGGCTGGGGGGCGATTTTGCGTTGGAACGGGCATGAAAAAGAAATGTCCGGGGCCGAGGCCGATACCACCAACAACCGCATGGAAATGATGGCGGCGATTGTCGCGCTGGAAACATTGAAGCGCGGTGTTGTGGTTGACCTGTATACCGACAGTGAATATTTAAAACGCGGCGTCACCGAATGGATGGCGGGGTGGAAGGCCAAAGGCTGGCCCGCTCGCATTAAAAATCAGGATTTGTGGAAACGGCTGGATTCCGTTTTGCAAAACCATGATGTGAAGTTTCATTGGGTGCGCGGCCATTCTGGCCACCCGGAAAATGAACGCTGTGACGAACTTGCGCGCAACGCGATCAAGACACTGCGCTAA
- a CDS encoding transglycosylase domain-containing protein: MAKKKTSQKSTTRKSTRSRKSRPQEGLLSRALRWCLVAGLWGFIALSLVIAWYGAELPKLIDKPDFERKAAITIRDDRGEMVARYGELKGVNVTVAELPPDLIHAVLAIEDRRFYYHFGIDPIGMLRATARNITAGRVVQGGSTITQQLAKNLFLSRERTYKRKIQEAMLAVWLEQKLTKDEILSAYLNRVYLGAGTFGVEAAAQTYFNKSAREMNLRESATIAGLLKAPSKYSPHSNPSLARERADTVIMAMRDAGYLSDAQTKGATEQAPAPLRKPTGGDIVRYYSDWVMSDLADMIGTPNTDLIVDTTLDAGVQRAAEEALTKALRNEDAAEKKVSQGAIVVMDYSGAVLAMVGGTDYGLSQFNRAVQSYRQPGSSFKPIVYLTALENGMNRNSIVVDEPIRTGKYRPTNFKGEYYGEIPLYAALAYSLNTIAYQLTKHFGVDSVIDMARRLGIEAPLNRDLSLSLGSAGIPLIQMVSAYATIGNQGSLVQPYAIRRVRDKDGRLIYERSSRIVRGRSVVDPRLTQELAGMMTGVLEFGTGQGAKVPYPAAGKTGTSQDFRDAWFIGFTDTYIAGVWVGNDDNTSMKRVTGGSYPARIWRETIMGAYNARGGGGFMSSLSPAPVTEFDPNAENSSDSAFGDLISNLLSAPATNDQPRTGIFGGSTYQATRANEEGRKSDWSFND, translated from the coding sequence ATGGCCAAAAAGAAGACATCGCAGAAAAGCACAACGCGTAAAAGCACCCGCTCCCGGAAATCCCGCCCGCAGGAGGGATTGCTCAGCCGCGCCTTGCGCTGGTGCCTTGTCGCCGGGCTGTGGGGTTTCATTGCCCTGTCGCTGGTGATTGCGTGGTATGGCGCGGAATTGCCGAAGCTCATCGACAAGCCGGATTTCGAACGCAAAGCCGCCATCACCATCCGTGATGACCGTGGCGAAATGGTCGCCCGTTATGGCGAACTGAAAGGCGTCAACGTCACCGTGGCGGAATTGCCGCCGGATTTAATCCACGCCGTTCTGGCGATTGAAGACCGCCGTTTCTATTACCATTTCGGTATCGACCCGATCGGCATGCTGCGCGCCACCGCCCGCAACATCACGGCAGGCCGGGTCGTTCAGGGCGGATCGACCATTACGCAACAGCTGGCCAAAAACCTGTTCCTGTCGCGCGAACGCACATACAAACGTAAAATTCAGGAAGCGATGCTGGCCGTCTGGCTGGAGCAGAAACTGACCAAGGATGAGATCCTCAGTGCTTATCTAAACCGTGTGTATCTCGGTGCGGGTACGTTCGGGGTTGAAGCCGCAGCCCAGACCTATTTCAACAAATCTGCGCGCGAAATGAATTTGCGCGAATCCGCAACCATTGCCGGATTGTTAAAGGCCCCGTCGAAATATTCCCCGCACAGCAACCCGTCACTGGCCCGCGAACGCGCCGACACGGTCATCATGGCGATGCGTGATGCCGGGTATTTGAGCGACGCCCAAACCAAAGGGGCCACCGAACAAGCCCCCGCCCCATTGCGTAAGCCCACGGGCGGCGACATCGTGCGGTATTACAGCGATTGGGTGATGAGCGATCTGGCCGACATGATCGGCACGCCCAACACTGATTTGATTGTCGACACCACATTGGATGCCGGTGTTCAACGCGCCGCGGAAGAAGCACTGACCAAAGCCTTGCGTAACGAAGACGCCGCCGAGAAAAAAGTATCCCAAGGCGCAATCGTCGTGATGGATTATTCCGGTGCTGTGCTGGCCATGGTTGGCGGAACCGATTATGGCTTGAGCCAATTTAACCGCGCCGTGCAATCATATCGCCAGCCCGGATCGTCGTTTAAGCCGATCGTCTATCTGACCGCGCTGGAAAACGGCATGAACCGCAATTCCATCGTGGTGGACGAACCCATCCGCACGGGCAAATACCGCCCAACCAATTTTAAGGGCGAATATTACGGTGAAATCCCGCTTTATGCCGCTTTGGCCTATTCCCTCAACACCATTGCCTATCAACTGACCAAGCATTTTGGCGTGGATTCGGTGATTGATATGGCCCGGCGTCTGGGCATTGAAGCACCGCTGAACCGCGACCTCAGCCTGTCGCTGGGCAGTGCGGGCATCCCGCTCATTCAAATGGTGTCAGCCTATGCCACCATCGGCAATCAAGGTTCGCTGGTTCAACCTTATGCCATTCGCCGCGTCCGCGATAAAGATGGCCGCCTGATTTATGAACGGTCCAGCCGCATCGTGCGCGGACGGTCGGTTGTTGACCCGCGCCTGACGCAGGAGTTGGCCGGCATGATGACAGGCGTGCTGGAATTTGGCACCGGTCAGGGCGCGAAGGTGCCATACCCCGCTGCAGGGAAAACCGGAACATCGCAGGACTTCCGTGATGCGTGGTTTATTGGCTTTACCGATACCTATATCGCTGGCGTCTGGGTTGGGAATGACGACAACACCTCCATGAAACGCGTAACGGGTGGTTCGTACCCGGCACGGATCTGGCGTGAAACCATTATGGGGGCCTATAACGCCCGCGGCGGTGGTGGATTTATGTCGTCTTTATCCCCGGCCCCGGTCACAGAATTTGACCCCAACGCGGAAAACAGTTCCGACAGCGCATTTGGTGATTTGATCAGCAACCTGCTCTCCGCTCCGGCAACAAACGACCAGCCACGCACAGGCATTTTCGGCGGATCGACATATCAGGCAACGCGCGCAAACGAAGAAGGGCGCAAGAGCGACTGGTCATTTAACGACTGA
- a CDS encoding NADP-dependent malic enzyme, translating into MKDTLHDAALEYHRLPTPGKISITPTTPLATQRDLALAYSPGVAVPCLEIEKDPLKALDYTSRGNLVAVISNGTAVLGLGDIGALASKPVMEGKAVLFKKFANLDAIDIEVDEKDVDKLVEIIAALEPSFGGINLEDIKAPECFEVEKRLKERMNIPVFHDDQHGTAIIVAAAIKNWLHLKGRKFEDIRLVANGAGAAALACLNLLVNAGLPKKNIIVCDRKGVVYKGRVEQMDPYKEQFASDTNSRTLDEALEGADIFLGLSAAGALTGEMVKKMGKAPLIMALANPTPEIMPEEAREAKPDAIICTGRSDYTNQVNNVLCFPFLFRGALDVGATAINEDMKLACVNAIAELARKEVTAEVAAVYPDEHLEFGPEYLIPKPFDPRLITTLPVAVAKAAIESGVAARPITDWAAYSEKLNSYTYRTSMAMRPLFSRAKAHPKRIVYAEGEEERVLRAVQTVVDEHLASPILIGRKDVVETRLKRLGLRMKMGKDFELIDPEYDPRYRDYWSSYHQIMERRGVTPAVARTVLRTNFTVIGALMVRKGEADAMICGTVGQYQSHLKDVVDIIGLRPGVETAAALNALILPRGTFFICDTQVNPNPSVAQLSEMTILAAEEVSRFGIKPKIAMLSHSNFGTGNTDTACRMRAALADIRNRAPELEIDGEMHADSALSEAIRAVSMPNSTLTGVANMFVMPNIDSANISFNMLRILGEGISIGPILLGLAMPAHILTPSVTPRGIINMTALATVSAQVHESESGADAPKQAIAV; encoded by the coding sequence ATGAAAGACACGCTGCACGACGCCGCCCTTGAATATCACCGCCTGCCGACACCGGGGAAAATTTCCATTACCCCGACGACGCCGCTGGCGACCCAACGGGATCTGGCCCTGGCCTATTCCCCCGGCGTGGCCGTGCCGTGTCTGGAGATTGAAAAAGACCCGTTGAAAGCGCTGGACTACACCAGCCGTGGCAATCTGGTTGCCGTCATCTCCAACGGCACCGCTGTTCTGGGTCTGGGTGATATTGGCGCGCTGGCATCCAAACCGGTGATGGAGGGTAAAGCCGTCCTGTTCAAGAAATTCGCCAACCTCGACGCGATTGATATCGAAGTTGATGAAAAGGATGTCGACAAGCTGGTTGAAATTATCGCCGCGCTGGAACCATCGTTCGGCGGCATCAATCTGGAAGACATCAAAGCCCCGGAATGTTTCGAAGTTGAAAAGCGCTTGAAAGAGCGCATGAATATTCCCGTGTTCCACGATGATCAGCACGGCACCGCCATTATCGTCGCCGCCGCCATTAAAAACTGGCTGCACCTGAAAGGCCGCAAGTTCGAGGATATCCGTCTGGTCGCCAACGGCGCGGGCGCTGCGGCACTGGCGTGCCTGAACCTGCTGGTCAATGCGGGCCTGCCGAAGAAGAACATCATCGTCTGTGACCGCAAAGGTGTCGTGTACAAGGGCCGCGTTGAGCAGATGGACCCGTACAAGGAACAATTTGCATCCGACACCAACAGCCGCACGCTGGATGAAGCATTGGAAGGCGCCGACATTTTCCTCGGCCTGTCCGCCGCCGGTGCATTGACGGGTGAGATGGTCAAGAAAATGGGCAAAGCCCCGTTGATCATGGCACTGGCCAACCCGACACCGGAAATCATGCCGGAAGAAGCGCGCGAAGCAAAACCGGATGCGATTATTTGCACCGGGCGGTCCGATTACACCAACCAGGTGAACAACGTTCTGTGCTTCCCGTTCCTGTTCCGTGGCGCGCTGGATGTTGGCGCAACGGCCATTAACGAAGACATGAAACTGGCATGCGTCAACGCGATTGCCGAACTGGCGCGCAAGGAAGTCACGGCGGAAGTGGCCGCCGTGTATCCGGACGAACATCTGGAATTTGGTCCGGAATATTTGATCCCGAAGCCGTTCGATCCGCGTTTGATCACCACCCTGCCCGTCGCCGTGGCCAAGGCCGCGATTGAAAGCGGTGTGGCTGCACGCCCGATTACCGATTGGGCCGCGTACAGTGAAAAACTGAACAGCTACACCTATCGCACCAGCATGGCGATGCGCCCGTTGTTCAGCCGCGCCAAAGCCCACCCGAAACGCATTGTCTATGCCGAGGGTGAAGAAGAACGCGTCCTGCGCGCCGTGCAAACGGTTGTGGACGAACATTTGGCATCCCCCATCCTGATCGGTCGGAAGGACGTGGTGGAAACCCGCCTGAAGCGTCTGGGCCTGCGCATGAAAATGGGCAAGGATTTTGAACTGATCGATCCGGAATATGATCCGCGTTACCGCGATTACTGGTCGTCATACCACCAGATCATGGAACGCCGTGGCGTCACCCCGGCCGTGGCCCGGACCGTTCTGCGCACCAACTTCACCGTTATCGGTGCGTTGATGGTGCGTAAAGGCGAAGCCGACGCCATGATTTGCGGCACGGTTGGCCAATATCAAAGCCACCTGAAAGACGTTGTCGATATTATCGGCCTGCGCCCCGGTGTGGAAACGGCGGCGGCGCTGAACGCGCTGATCCTGCCGCGTGGCACATTCTTCATCTGCGACACACAGGTAAACCCGAACCCGAGCGTAGCGCAATTGTCGGAAATGACCATTCTGGCCGCTGAAGAAGTGTCCCGCTTTGGCATCAAACCGAAAATCGCCATGCTGTCCCATTCCAATTTCGGAACGGGCAACACGGATACGGCGTGCCGCATGCGCGCCGCATTGGCCGACATTCGCAATCGTGCGCCGGAACTGGAAATTGATGGCGAAATGCATGCGGATTCTGCTTTGTCCGAAGCCATCCGTGCCGTCAGCATGCCGAATTCCACACTGACCGGCGTGGCCAACATGTTCGTGATGCCCAATATCGATTCCGCGAATATCAGCTTCAACATGCTGCGTATTCTGGGCGAAGGCATTTCGATTGGCCCGATCCTGTTGGGGTTGGCGATGCCGGCGCACATCCTGACCCCGTCGGTCACACCGCGCGGCATCATCAACATGACCGCATTGGCCACCGTCAGCGCACAGGTCCATGAAAGCGAAAGCGGAGCGGATGCGCCAAAACAGGCCATCGCCGTCTAA